A section of the Virgibacillus sp. NKC19-3 genome encodes:
- a CDS encoding ABC transporter ATP-binding protein — MEYVLKTHNLTKEYKHNTAVKDVNINIRKGEIYGFLGKNGAGKTTAIRMIMGLIKPSSGSIEMFEKNMKGDYQRPFERIGSIIETPGAYPNLTGEENLDIHRRYMGVQEKSSVDEALELVGLLEVKKRKVKNYSLGMKQRLGLARALLHHPSLLILDEPTNGLDPRGIKEIRQLILDLAETRQITVLISSHILSEIEHLATTVGIIHQGKLLKELSLEEINQKNRHYIEIDVSDAQKASMLLEQKLYIEQYQVMDQDIIRIYERTNESEMISQVLIENQVGIKKINVSTDTLEDYFIHLTEGDAE; from the coding sequence ATGGAATATGTACTCAAAACACACAACCTAACGAAAGAGTATAAACACAATACAGCAGTTAAGGACGTTAATATAAATATCCGTAAAGGAGAAATCTATGGTTTTTTGGGTAAAAATGGGGCTGGAAAAACAACGGCAATCCGTATGATAATGGGGCTTATCAAACCATCATCAGGAAGTATAGAAATGTTTGAAAAAAATATGAAAGGTGATTACCAACGTCCTTTTGAAAGAATTGGATCAATTATTGAGACACCCGGTGCATATCCCAATTTAACCGGGGAGGAAAATTTGGACATACACCGTCGATATATGGGTGTTCAGGAAAAGTCCTCCGTCGATGAAGCGCTTGAACTTGTTGGATTATTAGAGGTGAAGAAGCGGAAAGTCAAAAATTATTCGCTAGGTATGAAACAAAGGTTAGGGCTCGCTCGTGCTTTATTGCATCATCCATCTTTACTAATTTTGGACGAGCCTACAAATGGGCTTGATCCCAGAGGAATTAAGGAAATTCGACAGCTCATTCTGGATTTGGCGGAAACTCGCCAGATTACCGTCCTGATTTCAAGTCATATATTAAGTGAAATTGAGCATCTAGCTACAACCGTCGGTATTATTCATCAAGGAAAACTCCTTAAAGAGCTTTCCTTAGAAGAAATTAATCAAAAGAATCGGCATTATATTGAAATAGACGTAAGTGATGCCCAAAAAGCTTCTATGCTTCTTGAACAAAAATTATATATTGAACAATATCAGGTCATGGATCAAGATATTATCCGCATTTATGAACGAACCAATGAATCTGAAATGATTAGCCAGGTACTTATTGAAAATCAGGTCGGGATTAAAAAAATAAATGTTTCTACAGATACGCTTGAGGATTACTTTATTCATTTAACCGAGGGTGATGCAGAATGA
- a CDS encoding ABC transporter permease: MINFVSELRKLKRSSMLFLIPLASIVPVILSFVPAYLNYRATGDMFDTNQLFQGNIIFLNLLIGIPLFALITGEIVVREYQLKTINYLFTSPGRRIQFLINKLMVIFVYIVLTFVFSMCLTLIVVGLAAQADIGSSLSSDLILSYLQLYGLSIWMQFLLVPITMMVSIATKNIIAPIILAIFGVIIAGTGLGSQWATFFPWAVPSRIVFALTDYGNYGGVNVAFSMTILVVVFLLALLLSMVLYEKADVDDG, encoded by the coding sequence ATGATAAACTTCGTTTCTGAATTACGAAAATTAAAAAGATCAAGCATGCTTTTTCTAATTCCTTTAGCTTCTATAGTGCCTGTTATCTTATCCTTTGTGCCGGCTTATTTAAATTATCGTGCAACAGGAGATATGTTTGATACAAACCAATTATTTCAAGGAAATATAATTTTTTTAAATTTATTAATTGGTATCCCGCTTTTTGCATTAATAACAGGTGAAATTGTTGTGAGAGAATACCAACTAAAAACCATTAATTATCTATTTACTTCGCCTGGACGACGGATACAGTTCTTAATAAATAAGTTAATGGTTATTTTCGTATACATTGTTTTGACATTTGTTTTCTCTATGTGTTTGACGTTAATTGTTGTCGGACTTGCGGCACAGGCCGATATTGGTAGTTCGTTATCCAGTGATTTGATACTTTCTTATCTGCAACTTTATGGGTTATCGATATGGATGCAATTCTTACTTGTGCCCATAACAATGATGGTCAGTATCGCAACCAAAAATATTATAGCGCCCATTATATTAGCTATATTTGGCGTTATTATTGCTGGTACAGGGCTGGGATCGCAATGGGCCACTTTTTTTCCTTGGGCTGTGCCGTCACGAATTGTTTTTGCATTGACTGATTACGGTAATTATGGTGGTGTGAACGTTGCTTTTTCTATGACGATATTAGTTGTCGTCTTCCTGTTGGCACTATTATTAAGCATGGTTCTTTATGAGAAAGCCGATGTTGATGATGGATAA
- a CDS encoding ABC transporter permease, protein MLRTVYIELLKIKRSKLILFILACTMVNAFISYIVEQNAVTMGSLLQSTVTRFNLLLGAPLFAIVTGFIVADEYRHQVVDQLFTYPISRAKILLGKLLFLLSLVLLGVISSFLFTVVVGIATGASSVTGMFDYILPYLVTAGTQMALVPIVMMISIIGRSIIGGIAVGVIAGFSSGLVTAIGLGMYYPWSIPTVMTYDILGILDADLVKTLTSLFIIFVVPLALSFIFYKKMFKKNCWFTL, encoded by the coding sequence ATGCTTCGTACTGTATATATTGAATTACTGAAAATCAAACGATCCAAACTTATTCTTTTCATCCTTGCCTGTACTATGGTAAACGCCTTTATAAGTTACATTGTAGAGCAAAATGCCGTAACCATGGGATCATTACTTCAAAGTACGGTTACAAGATTTAATCTCTTACTTGGTGCTCCATTATTTGCAATTGTGACGGGTTTTATTGTTGCAGATGAATATCGTCATCAAGTGGTTGACCAGTTATTTACCTATCCGATTTCCAGAGCGAAAATTTTATTAGGCAAGCTCCTCTTTCTATTGTCCTTGGTTTTGTTGGGCGTTATATCTTCTTTTCTATTCACTGTGGTAGTGGGCATAGCTACTGGTGCTTCATCCGTAACAGGGATGTTTGACTACATTCTCCCTTATTTGGTGACAGCTGGAACACAAATGGCTTTAGTCCCCATTGTCATGATGATAAGCATTATTGGGAGAAGTATTATTGGCGGAATTGCAGTGGGTGTGATTGCCGGTTTTTCCAGTGGTTTGGTAACCGCAATTGGCCTGGGAATGTATTACCCTTGGTCCATTCCAACGGTGATGACATACGATATTCTTGGTATACTGGATGCGGATTTGGTTAAAACGTTAACTTCTCTTTTCATTATTTTTGTTGTTCCCTTGGCTCTTAGCTTTATTTTTTATAAAAAGATGTTTAAAAAGAACTGCTGGTTTACCCTGTAA
- a CDS encoding response regulator transcription factor, with product MSTKILVVEDDRETNQLLCKYLRKEMFHVCPAYTGEEAFQKLSTDSFGFVLLDLMLPGMDGFEILQKIRSEKNIPVIIISAKDESQDKIIGLRLGSDDYITKSFHMSEVIARVKAQLRRFTQYNSSGTSQTDHYLKHGDIVLDLNAYVVETGDNVKSLREKELQILKLLMSNPKKVFTKENLFEHIWGEPYLGADENKIMVHIRRLREKIEEDPRNRNIFKRFGGLVISWG from the coding sequence ATGTCAACCAAAATACTTGTTGTTGAGGATGATCGCGAAACAAATCAGTTGTTATGTAAATATTTACGAAAAGAAATGTTTCACGTATGTCCTGCCTATACCGGAGAGGAAGCTTTTCAAAAGCTGTCTACTGATTCCTTTGGATTCGTATTATTGGATTTGATGTTACCAGGTATGGATGGGTTTGAAATTCTACAGAAAATACGTTCTGAAAAGAATATACCGGTGATTATCATTTCTGCCAAGGATGAAAGTCAGGATAAAATTATAGGATTACGTTTGGGTTCCGATGATTATATAACGAAATCGTTTCATATGAGCGAGGTGATCGCAAGGGTAAAGGCCCAACTTCGCCGTTTTACACAGTATAATTCATCTGGAACTAGTCAAACGGATCATTATCTTAAACATGGAGACATCGTTCTTGATCTTAATGCCTATGTTGTCGAAACCGGAGACAATGTCAAATCGTTAAGAGAAAAGGAACTTCAAATTCTAAAATTGTTGATGTCTAACCCTAAGAAAGTATTTACAAAGGAAAATTTATTTGAACATATATGGGGCGAGCCTTATCTTGGTGCAGATGAAAATAAAATCATGGTACACATTCGTCGCCTTCGTGAAAAAATAGAAGAAGACCCTCGAAACCGAAATATATTCAAACGGTTTGGGGGATTGGTTATAAGCTGGGGATGA
- a CDS encoding sensor histidine kinase, with protein MMLWLFLITLFCLVALSFQHLRLLRQVHRVYEDLIEVNKGDFNQRIRIQSRYRTVVKLVKECNQFINKFQTNMEHMGYLDKSRRQMTSNMSHDLKTPLTSLLGYVQALREDATLTEKERQTFLQITHQKGQKLQSLLNDFFELSKLESDDSSFHLQKTDVVRVIKELIAGLYHDFKNANMKPVLELPKTPVMVWADKKSVERILTNLLSNGLHYGKYGGVLGISVIRDKNLTWIEIWDHGKGIDQEDLPYIFNRLYTGQRSRNRILQGNGLGLTITKKLVEKHNGTIKVESKPFEKTSFSFSLPTAK; from the coding sequence ATGATGCTTTGGCTTTTTCTAATCACTTTATTTTGCCTTGTAGCTTTGTCCTTCCAGCACTTACGTTTACTTCGACAAGTTCACCGGGTTTATGAGGACTTAATTGAAGTGAATAAGGGTGACTTTAATCAACGCATCCGGATACAGTCTAGGTATCGTACTGTAGTGAAGTTGGTAAAGGAATGTAATCAATTCATTAATAAATTTCAAACCAATATGGAACACATGGGGTATTTGGACAAGTCACGAAGACAAATGACATCAAATATGTCGCATGATCTCAAAACCCCATTGACTTCTTTACTTGGTTATGTGCAGGCTTTACGCGAAGATGCCACTTTAACGGAAAAGGAACGACAGACATTTTTACAAATTACGCACCAAAAAGGACAAAAGCTTCAATCTTTATTAAATGATTTCTTTGAATTGAGCAAGTTGGAATCAGATGATTCTTCATTTCATTTGCAAAAAACAGATGTTGTTCGTGTTATTAAGGAATTAATTGCAGGACTTTATCACGATTTTAAAAATGCCAATATGAAACCCGTTCTTGAGCTACCCAAGACACCTGTAATGGTTTGGGCTGATAAAAAGAGCGTAGAGCGCATCTTAACTAATCTGCTTTCTAATGGATTACATTATGGTAAATATGGAGGCGTACTCGGTATTTCAGTAATAAGAGATAAAAACCTGACTTGGATTGAAATTTGGGATCATGGTAAAGGGATCGATCAAGAAGATTTACCTTATATTTTTAACCGGTTATATACCGGGCAACGCTCACGTAATAGAATTTTACAAGGAAACGGACTTGGTTTGACCATTACAAAAAAACTGGTTGAGAAGCATAATGGCACAATCAAGGTTGAAAGTAAGCCATTCGAAAAGACATCCTTTTCTTTTTCACTGCCTACAGCAAAATAG
- a CDS encoding DMT family transporter — protein sequence MNQNWVRVFVAAFLEIFWVIGLTHSYDFWTWTGTVICIIVSNYLMITAAQVLPAGTVYAIFVGLGTAGTVIAGIFFFGEAFKWEKIILIAVLLSGVIGLKVVTPDKAEEGAES from the coding sequence GTGAATCAAAATTGGGTGAGAGTGTTTGTTGCAGCCTTTTTGGAAATTTTCTGGGTGATTGGATTGACGCATTCCTATGATTTTTGGACATGGACCGGAACAGTTATCTGTATTATTGTTAGTAATTATTTAATGATTACAGCGGCACAGGTGCTGCCAGCCGGAACAGTCTATGCTATTTTTGTAGGCTTGGGAACAGCAGGTACTGTTATTGCTGGGATTTTTTTCTTTGGGGAAGCATTCAAATGGGAAAAAATTATATTAATAGCAGTACTGTTATCTGGAGTTATTGGTTTGAAAGTAGTCACACCGGATAAAGCAGAGGAAGGAGCTGAATCCTAA
- a CDS encoding DMT family transporter yields the protein MAWFTLIIAGLLETFGVAMINQLTVKRNWHTVVLLILGFGSSLALLSYSLQFIPMGTGYAIWTGIGVVGGALSGMIFYGESKDWKRMVFIAMVLCSAIGLKLVT from the coding sequence ATGGCTTGGTTTACGTTAATTATAGCAGGGTTACTAGAGACGTTTGGTGTTGCCATGATCAACCAACTTACTGTAAAGCGAAATTGGCATACAGTCGTTTTACTCATTCTTGGGTTTGGTTCCAGTCTTGCATTGCTCAGTTATTCGTTGCAATTCATCCCTATGGGAACAGGTTATGCCATTTGGACAGGAATTGGTGTTGTTGGTGGCGCACTAAGTGGAATGATATTTTATGGGGAGTCAAAAGACTGGAAGAGGATGGTTTTTATAGCGATGGTTTTATGCTCAGCGATCGGGCTTAAACTTGTCACATAA
- a CDS encoding MATE family efflux transporter — MNKLETMPVPKLIRNLSTPAIIALLVNSVNLAIDRIFIAKGVNTLAISAVTVAFGLYLVMQALAQLIGAGAAANLSIALGKGDNEQAKKIVGTSFVLSLTLSLFIVLLGILFLNPVLYLYGANSGNIDYAATYSFVFLLGSVFFVISQSMNSIIRSMGFAKRAFINFIVAILVNIILDPIFIFVLDLGVGGAALALVIGNLASATLTLQFLFKNNTGIMLHYKYMRYYFNEVKQILSVGFSGFIGQISLSLVSLLFNRISYEYGGNTGLAAYGVIYTVAMLVYMPIIGLGQGIQPIIGYSYGHAAIDRVKITMKYAIKYVLFFCIFMFLFIEIFSNYIVSAFGGNADSELLDTATFGMRIFCCMVPIVGVQMIGANFFQYIGEARKAIFLSALRQLILLIPLVYMLPKFLGLLGVWMATPIADLLSFTVVVLYLWMQYRKFKPEVDLKIGDQSL, encoded by the coding sequence ATGAATAAGCTTGAAACCATGCCAGTGCCAAAGTTAATTAGAAATTTATCCACTCCTGCCATCATCGCCTTACTAGTAAATTCAGTTAATTTAGCGATTGACCGTATCTTCATAGCTAAGGGTGTCAATACGCTAGCAATCTCGGCAGTAACTGTGGCTTTTGGCTTGTACCTTGTTATGCAGGCGTTGGCTCAATTAATCGGGGCTGGGGCAGCTGCAAATCTATCCATTGCACTGGGAAAAGGCGATAATGAACAGGCCAAAAAAATTGTAGGCACGTCATTCGTTTTATCATTGACGCTTTCTTTATTCATTGTTTTACTAGGAATACTATTCCTTAATCCTGTACTTTACTTATATGGCGCCAATAGTGGCAATATCGATTATGCTGCTACGTATTCCTTCGTCTTTCTATTGGGATCTGTATTCTTTGTTATTTCGCAATCAATGAATAGTATTATCAGAAGTATGGGTTTTGCAAAAAGAGCATTCATCAATTTTATTGTTGCAATACTTGTTAATATCATTCTTGATCCTATTTTCATCTTTGTTTTAGATCTTGGCGTTGGCGGCGCTGCTCTAGCACTAGTCATTGGAAACCTTGCCAGCGCGACATTGACCTTGCAATTCCTATTTAAAAACAATACGGGGATTATGCTACATTACAAATACATGCGCTATTATTTCAATGAGGTAAAACAAATTCTATCTGTTGGCTTTTCCGGCTTTATTGGACAAATATCTTTAAGCCTCGTTTCTTTATTATTCAATAGAATATCATATGAATATGGTGGAAACACAGGGCTTGCCGCCTATGGTGTAATATATACCGTCGCTATGCTTGTATACATGCCAATAATCGGGCTCGGTCAAGGGATTCAACCGATCATCGGATACAGCTATGGTCATGCAGCAATAGATCGGGTAAAGATAACGATGAAATATGCCATCAAGTATGTGCTATTTTTTTGCATTTTCATGTTCCTGTTCATTGAGATTTTTAGCAATTATATTGTTTCGGCATTTGGCGGAAATGCCGATTCTGAACTGTTGGATACCGCAACATTTGGTATGCGCATATTTTGCTGCATGGTGCCGATTGTTGGTGTTCAAATGATAGGTGCCAACTTCTTTCAGTATATAGGAGAAGCTCGAAAGGCAATTTTTCTAAGCGCATTAAGACAGCTTATCCTACTTATACCGCTTGTTTATATGCTCCCGAAATTCCTTGGTTTACTAGGAGTATGGATGGCTACGCCTATTGCTGACCTTTTATCATTTACAGTAGTTGTATTGTATCTATGGATGCAATACAGAAAATTTAAACCCGAAGTAGATTTGAAAATTGGCGACCAATCATTATAA
- a CDS encoding TetR/AcrR family transcriptional regulator, translated as MGSHSNVSKRRIPKQNRSIQNRDKILDAGLKLFSEKGYYETTTNEIAKVAGVSIGSLYSYFNDKDAIFLRILDNYHKKFLAFFHEKDENLSYELYARDIKQWLRNLMGKLLDLHESVKTLNREMNIMYYSKPQVARIMDTQTERIRTMTMSFIARSESSVYDIEATSAMIVDFISSVIDRILYKENDNLDKDTIIEAAVDILAEYLSQNK; from the coding sequence TTGGGAAGCCATTCAAATGTATCGAAGCGTCGAATTCCCAAACAAAACAGAAGCATACAAAATAGGGACAAAATACTGGATGCCGGCTTAAAATTATTCAGTGAAAAAGGATATTACGAAACCACAACAAATGAAATAGCAAAAGTTGCCGGCGTATCAATAGGAAGCTTATACTCATATTTCAATGATAAGGATGCCATATTTCTTCGTATATTGGATAACTACCATAAGAAGTTTCTTGCATTTTTCCATGAAAAAGACGAGAATCTAAGTTATGAACTATATGCTCGTGATATTAAGCAATGGTTAAGAAATCTTATGGGAAAGTTACTTGATTTACATGAATCTGTGAAGACGTTGAATAGAGAAATGAACATAATGTATTATTCCAAACCACAAGTAGCACGTATCATGGATACACAAACAGAGCGAATACGTACAATGACGATGAGTTTTATCGCTCGGTCTGAGAGCAGTGTTTATGATATAGAGGCAACGTCTGCGATGATAGTTGATTTCATTTCCTCAGTAATTGATAGGATTCTTTATAAAGAAAATGATAACTTGGATAAGGATACTATCATTGAAGCTGCTGTGGACATTCTTGCGGAATATTTATCCCAGAACAAATAG
- a CDS encoding LCP family protein, with product MSKYNSQTRIVKRKKRKLKKRTYIILPILVAFLAAVGYGTYLYVKADTVLSDSYEEDEREKSELREQEVDPTEDNVSVLIMGVDSSEVRENAENARTDALMVATLNKKDNSVKLVSIPRDTYVYLPEVGYETKIAHAHAHGGTAATVDTVENLLDIPIDYYTKLNFEAFVDVVDAVDGINAEVPYELQEQNSKDEAGAIQLLPGDQELDGEEALALARTRKQDSDIERGKRQQDIIKAVVDKAISLDSVLKYDDIIEAVGSNMTTNMTFPEMRSFISYGTDGTNLDFETITLEGSDYQPGGAYYWLLDDYALGETQETLRRHLDLSETSTASESEEASTTSGELGNSY from the coding sequence ATGTCTAAATATAATTCGCAAACGCGTATAGTGAAACGTAAAAAACGCAAATTAAAAAAAAGAACCTATATTATTTTGCCTATACTAGTAGCCTTTCTTGCTGCAGTAGGCTATGGGACTTATTTATATGTTAAAGCAGACACCGTTTTATCCGATTCCTATGAAGAAGATGAAAGGGAAAAATCCGAACTGCGGGAACAAGAAGTTGACCCGACAGAAGATAATGTTTCTGTTCTTATTATGGGAGTGGATTCAAGTGAAGTTCGGGAAAATGCAGAAAATGCTCGAACGGATGCGCTTATGGTTGCAACTTTAAACAAAAAGGATAACAGTGTAAAATTAGTAAGCATTCCGCGCGATACGTATGTATATCTTCCAGAGGTTGGCTACGAAACTAAAATCGCCCATGCGCACGCACATGGTGGAACTGCCGCAACCGTTGATACGGTTGAAAATCTACTGGATATTCCAATCGATTACTATACAAAACTTAACTTTGAGGCATTTGTCGATGTTGTTGATGCAGTTGACGGTATAAATGCGGAAGTTCCCTATGAATTACAGGAACAAAATTCAAAAGATGAAGCAGGAGCTATTCAGCTTCTTCCCGGAGATCAGGAATTAGACGGGGAGGAAGCACTTGCCTTGGCACGTACCAGAAAACAGGATAGTGATATTGAACGAGGGAAAAGACAGCAGGACATCATTAAGGCTGTCGTTGACAAAGCTATCTCTCTGGATTCCGTATTAAAATACGATGATATCATTGAGGCTGTTGGAAGTAATATGACAACGAATATGACATTTCCGGAGATGCGAAGCTTTATATCTTATGGAACAGATGGAACCAATCTAGACTTTGAAACAATAACACTGGAAGGTAGTGACTATCAGCCTGGAGGCGCTTATTACTGGTTACTGGACGATTATGCACTTGGCGAAACCCAGGAAACGTTACGGCGCCATTTGGACCTTTCGGAAACAAGTACTGCTTCCGAATCGGAAGAAGCATCTACAACATCAGGTGAACTTGGAAATTCATATTAA
- a CDS encoding DUF6440 family protein: MANDRFEEVYTQGKLKAIKVIRDNETGVLYMLHQEGYGAGLTVMVDQEGKPLVDDNFKGDVL; this comes from the coding sequence ATGGCGAACGATCGTTTTGAAGAAGTCTATACGCAAGGAAAGTTGAAGGCTATTAAAGTTATTCGGGATAACGAAACAGGAGTTTTGTATATGTTGCATCAAGAAGGTTATGGTGCTGGGCTAACAGTTATGGTTGATCAAGAAGGGAAACCTTTGGTGGATGATAATTTTAAAGGTGATGTCTTATAA
- a CDS encoding helix-turn-helix transcriptional regulator has protein sequence MKLKSSGEIKNRLAVLRAEKKWSQKEVAEMLGVSRQTIVSLEKNKYNPSLKLAFEIAVLFEKEITDVFQYVREEEE, from the coding sequence ATGAAGTTAAAGTCATCTGGGGAGATCAAAAACCGACTTGCTGTGCTACGAGCAGAAAAAAAGTGGTCACAAAAGGAAGTAGCCGAAATGCTAGGTGTAAGCAGGCAGACAATTGTTTCACTCGAAAAGAATAAATACAATCCATCGTTGAAATTAGCCTTTGAAATTGCAGTTCTATTTGAAAAAGAAATAACAGACGTATTTCAATACGTGAGGGAGGAAGAGGAATGA
- a CDS encoding serine hydrolase: MAMFQYLVLLFIILFAIMPLFKKGQRTTYMIFRAVATTFIVLIGMFLSFLIPDFGIILFLAVVLLVLLLEKWFYTTKFGIVLLIVLLAGSGTGVYYFFYSDPAIVSGYLEETDTTSLYLSIDGEVKIDTAPGQERPLASTVKIMIAAAYAEQVASGELDPEALVPLEELGTFYLANSDGGAHADWLASVEDDITDSQIPLQDVAQGMIVYSSNANAEYLLDLIGFDSIDERMEAWGMLDEQETLVPLVSSLLLVDDLGEEVENLSHAEIRERSVALHSELESGERTLPDSFHMSSSLQRIWSDSVTSASAASYGDFLREVQTGEWGNAEENAILRDLLEDAYLFEDADYLGGKGGSTGFVLNQALYAKLDTGEEMELVFFMDDLNIFQQKRVARSSNDFLIEVLSSENYRNALVNQFGK, encoded by the coding sequence ATGGCTATGTTTCAGTATCTTGTACTTTTATTCATCATACTGTTTGCGATAATGCCTTTGTTTAAGAAAGGCCAGCGCACAACCTACATGATTTTCCGTGCTGTCGCAACCACGTTTATAGTGCTTATTGGTATGTTCCTTTCTTTTCTTATTCCGGACTTTGGAATCATTCTATTTTTAGCTGTTGTCTTGCTTGTGTTACTCCTTGAAAAATGGTTTTATACAACGAAGTTTGGAATTGTTCTACTCATCGTATTACTCGCAGGAAGTGGAACGGGCGTATACTATTTCTTTTACAGCGATCCTGCTATTGTATCCGGCTATCTAGAAGAAACAGACACTACTTCTCTTTATTTATCTATTGATGGAGAAGTAAAAATTGACACAGCGCCCGGACAGGAGCGTCCGCTTGCAAGCACCGTAAAAATAATGATCGCAGCTGCTTATGCAGAACAAGTAGCGTCAGGAGAGCTTGACCCGGAAGCCCTTGTTCCACTAGAAGAGCTGGGAACTTTTTATTTAGCTAATTCAGATGGAGGTGCCCATGCGGATTGGCTTGCGTCTGTAGAAGATGATATCACAGATAGCCAAATTCCGCTTCAAGATGTTGCACAAGGCATGATTGTTTACAGTTCCAATGCAAATGCCGAATATTTACTTGATTTAATTGGATTTGACTCAATCGACGAACGAATGGAAGCATGGGGGATGCTAGATGAACAAGAGACGCTTGTTCCGTTAGTTTCTTCATTACTGCTTGTTGACGACTTAGGTGAAGAAGTAGAAAATCTCAGCCATGCTGAAATAAGAGAGAGGTCGGTTGCTCTTCACTCGGAATTAGAGTCTGGAGAACGAACACTTCCTGATTCCTTTCATATGTCATCGTCTTTGCAACGTATTTGGTCTGATTCTGTGACTAGTGCTAGTGCTGCTTCTTATGGGGATTTTCTGAGAGAAGTGCAAACAGGGGAGTGGGGAAATGCAGAAGAAAATGCGATATTACGTGATTTACTTGAAGATGCCTACTTGTTTGAAGACGCGGACTATCTTGGTGGGAAAGGTGGCTCAACTGGGTTTGTGCTAAACCAAGCATTATATGCGAAATTGGATACAGGTGAAGAAATGGAGCTTGTCTTTTTTATGGATGACCTAAACATATTTCAACAAAAACGTGTAGCTCGATCTAGTAATGACTTTTTAATAGAGGTACTTAGCAGTGAAAATTATCGTAATGCACTCGTGAATCAGTTCGGTAAATAA
- a CDS encoding TetR/AcrR family transcriptional regulator C-terminal domain-containing protein — protein MALKKEQIIKESLHLLDENGLEGVTLRKLARKLNVQAPALYWHFNNKNALVNEMAEAILQREFSNITEWKTEDPWQDWLILMFNRLRKALLSHTDGGRVVAGAHLSLTMSDLSEMAINTLVDAGVSLRQSRLIILTATRFTFGHVIEEQTDITQKEMQSFHFAQFNIKYPMLVASIEEYFSTGKTVDDLFNDGLRIIIK, from the coding sequence ATGGCATTAAAAAAGGAACAAATCATAAAAGAATCTTTGCATTTACTTGATGAAAATGGGCTAGAGGGGGTTACGTTAAGAAAACTGGCAAGAAAATTAAATGTTCAAGCTCCGGCTTTATACTGGCATTTTAATAATAAAAATGCATTGGTGAATGAAATGGCTGAAGCTATTTTACAAAGGGAGTTTTCCAATATAACGGAATGGAAAACGGAAGATCCTTGGCAAGATTGGTTGATTCTTATGTTTAATCGTTTACGCAAAGCATTACTTTCACATACTGATGGTGGACGTGTCGTTGCGGGAGCACATCTATCGTTAACAATGTCGGATTTATCTGAAATGGCAATCAACACTTTGGTGGATGCTGGAGTGAGTTTGAGACAATCACGTTTGATTATTCTAACAGCAACTCGTTTTACTTTCGGACATGTAATTGAGGAACAAACGGATATCACTCAAAAGGAAATGCAGAGTTTTCATTTTGCACAGTTTAATATAAAGTATCCCATGTTAGTAGCAAGCATAGAAGAGTATTTTTCTACAGGCAAGACAGTGGATGATCTGTTTAATGATGGATTGAGAATTATCATTAAATAA